In the Miscanthus floridulus cultivar M001 unplaced genomic scaffold, ASM1932011v1 fs_698_5_6, whole genome shotgun sequence genome, CTCCACCATAGCAGCCGCCCCTAACCATAGCCGCTACAcccccaaccccccccccccccccccccctcccaacAGGGCTCTTACACCTGGTATCCGGAGACCAGACGATCCGATGGCCACCACCAACACGATCATCGACATTGACGCAGTCCGCAACGACAGCCACAAGGTCCTCGATGATTGGAAGAAGTTTGAGGAGTTCTTCGCTAGCCGCGAAAATTCTCCTCCAATAGCAGACCCACCTCAACCGGAACTCACCACTCCGGAGATCACGTACAAAGGAGGAGCACCATCAACAACAGCGCCCTCCTCACAACACCCTCAACCGATAGCAGATCCCAAACTACCTTCGGGAGAAATCTGCGCAGCACCCACATCTACATCAGCAATTCTCGCACCAAGGACGCCCACAACATCAACATCAACCATGGCTACAGCCACCGTCGGCTATATCAACAACCTCTGGTATGCATCTTATCATCTGACAGGCGGCGCCCAATAGTGGTACATGCGCCCCACGCAGGACAAGGTGATGACTGACTGGGAGTTCTTCGCCCACTGTGTCGACGAGCGCTTCGGCCCCCCTACCCGGCACAACCCATTGGGCGAGCACATGTCCCTGCACAAGACCGGCACCGTCGACAACTACACAGAGCGCTTCCTGGCGCACGTGGCTCGGGCCGGAGTACTGAACGAACAGCAGCAGGTGAACATCTACACCGCCGGATTACTAGAGCGCCTGCAGACCGACGTCGAGCTCCAGAACCTGCAGGACATGGAGATGACCATGTCCCTCTCCAGGGCGTACGAACGACGCCTAACAGTGATCTCCGACGCCAACAAGTCAGCGGCCTCTAAGTCGGCAAACCGACCGTTGACCCCAAAGGTGTCCTCATCGACAACCTCGGCACCGGCATCTACAACAATGGCACCGTTAGTTCCACCACGGCGCCTCACCGCCGAGGAGATGGCGGAACGCCGCCTATCGGGGCTATGCTTCAACTATGATGAGCCCTTCACCCGCGGCCACAAGTGCACGCATCTCTTTGACTACGACGCCAACAACATCGACGACAGcctcctcatgatgataggtacgaCACAGCCCGTTGTTCGCGGCTGCCGCCCTTGTAGGAGCAGTGTTGGGCACCAGTGCCCACATATTGGTCGACACGGGCGCCACGAACGTCATCGACATCAACTTCGCTCGTCTCATCGACCTCCTCGAGAAGTGTCGTGTCGGGCGGCATCCTTCAGCGTCCCACTCTACATTGACGCGGAGACCTTCGAGAGCGACGCGTTCCTCCTCGATATCGGCAATGACGTCAACACCATCCTAGGCACGCCTGGGTCGGTAGACCTTGGCTGGAACTTCACCGCAATGGAGCTGCACTACTACCGCGACGGGCACCCCATCTCCTTCACCACCGTCCTTCCTCGACGTACTCCGCAGACCGTCCTCGCCCTACCAGCGCCGCCGCCTATTACATTGGCACCATGGGAGCCAACTCCACCACCGCCCCGCACCATCCTGCACAAGGCGAATCAAGCTCGCCGTCCTAACGCCCTCGACTACATCGACATCACCAACATCATCTTCAGGCACCTACGCCGAGCCATACTCCAACAACGGGAGCTACAAAATGTCGCTATGGCTATCGCTAATGGCGTCGCCGCCCCAGCTTGGTCCATCAACCAAGGGCTGCTCTTCTTCGACGATCGCCTCTACCTCCCAGCAGCTTTGTCGCTCCTACCTGACCTTTTACAGGTCCTTCGCCAAGGCGGCTCTGCAACCATGGAGCTCATAGCTCTCGGTGCCCACCCTCCCCCGACGGCAGCGCAACCTAACGGGGTCCCTACAAGCATCTTGCTTGGACGCCCGTGGCTACAGGGGAGCACCATACCATCAACAACGGtggtcttcatcgacaacttaAGCCACCAGCTCATTCGCAGCGCCCACATCGCCCTACGCCCCGACTCCAACCTGCATCGCCTTTCGCCAGGAGAGTTTGACTTGGGCCACTTCATGTTTGGCGCCACGCCGACGCCGACAACCACATCCACGACTTTGTCACCCCACCAAGGGACATGTTGCACTTCATCTTTGGGGCAGCGATCACCCGGCCCCTCCTCGTCAAGGCTTGTCAGGCGACATGCGCCAGCACGGGCACAGGAGCGCACAACTACTTCTACGGCTACATCGGCAACCTCCTCTACTGCTTTGAGTTTACACCAACACGCACTCGGGAGAACATCATCCTCGCCGACCCCGTCCATGGCCGCATCTTTGCCCGCATCGAGGCCATCCTGCCAGCACAAGCCTTCCCGCCCAACGGTGTCAACGACTGGGCACCACTTCGGCACGAGGACGCGCCGAGTGGAGAAGGGGGGGTGGCATACGTCTGATGGGAGCCACCAGCCTAGAGCTAACGGGCCGAGCAAGGCCCAAGGAGGGGCGCCGGGCAGCCCCAGCGTGTCCTCGAGGGGCTGCACGCGCGCCATGGAGGGGCGCCGTCGCCCTCGCCACCATCATCTTCCGGAATGAGTTACCGTAATAGAGAGTTTGGTTAGTTATGGAAGGGAGAATCCAATCTATAAAGATCTCTCATATAGTTGCTTGGGATACAAGTCCACTATGGACTATAAATACGAGGGGGATGTAATCAATCTAATCAAGTAATAGAAGAGTGTTTGCTCCCTCCTACCCCGCTCTCCCTTCCCTTTCCTGCGCTAGCCACCTCTCTCCCTACGCCATCTCCTTCTCTCTCCCCAAACCTTAGCCGCCACCTCTCCTCCACCATAGCAGCcgcccctaaccctagccgccacacCCATAGGGCCCCCCTCCCAACAGGGCTCTGTGCGGCGCCCCTCCTTGGGCCCTGCTCGGCCCGTTAGCTCTAGGCTGGTGGCTCTCATCAGACGGATGACATTCTCCTTTGTGATCAGGAGGAAGAAACAATTCAGCACTTGCTGATTTTGTGTATTTGCCAAGTAATTCTGCTTCAGTCTACTGCAAAAGGTTGGTTTGCAAACTCTGTCTCCACAGGCTGAAGACATTTCCCTGGATGATTGGTGGTCAATTATCACTATAGGAACCAGTGGTGAAATAAAAAAGGGACTCAATTCCTTTACTAACAGTGGCGCCTTGTGAAACAGTGGCGCCTTGTCGCCTTGGGAAACaggcgtccaggcgtacccagctcgccttgggaaacagtggcgccttgtcgcctaggcgccgcctaggcgtccaggcgtaccaagcactcgcctggacgcctagcCGCCTTTAAAACATGGGCGCTCAGGGTTTGTCTCTCACGGATATTGATAAAGAGTGTGTTTGTAAGGGTTCTTAATAGttaatataatgatatgcagCTATCCTATGTGttcaagaagaaaaaaaatacttaATACATGGACAAGAAACTTTATGTAAAACCACTTTCACTCTACAAACTTGACCAGTTATTACAAGATATATGAACCTCTATCATGTTTCAATCCATGCTACGCCACCATTAGCTTACCACACTGTAAATTATTGGCTAGAGTGTGTAGGAAAATATAGCACAGATGAATAGGACTGACCTGCCAGAAACAGGTATTCAAAGTATCCATACATTTGAAGGACCAGTTTATAAAATATTTAAGCCAAGCAAAAGGATTAATACACAACAATTCCTTTACTAACACAATAGCGTGTAATATCCCACATACCCGATAATGTTTTCCATTTTCGTACTTAGTTGCAACTCTTGATAGCCTGTGTCGAATATTGCCCTTTGGATCCAGCCTATCAACAACAGGATCAACATACTGCACATGCAACAAAGTTTCATGCAGGTTACACATTTGCAAATAAAAGTGAACTGAAAGCTCTGAAAAACTTACCATACTAAGCTGATCAGAATACACAACAATTTCATAAAACCTCCCGAGTTGTTCAAGAAAGGCATCCACTCCTGGCCTCTTAAAGGTCCTCCATCCTCTCTCACGCTATACACATGTTTATTTAAGAAAAAACATTAGACTGGTATTCTCAATGAATCAGTCAGCCATACGGGCAAGCAAAATATGAAATGAGTatgatagaaaaaaaaatataaaaatatattgcaGTATACAGAGATCCATACTCCATagtaaacaaaaaaaataaagtttgtaTGGAACATAATAGTTCACCTTCCAATCTGAGTATACAAGAGTCTCGTTCAGATCCAGAACTAGAGTCAATACATGCTGCTCTTGAGGAAGAAGATCTGGAAGAAGTTTGTCTGATACTGGTTCGCTAAAGCCCTATGGTAAACATATATTAGTATGATTGTGGACATTTCTTCATAATATCAAACATGGATCCATGAAGGAAAAAAAAGTTACCATCTGTACTGACCCGAATTTGATCTTCAATTTGGCTCCTCACATCCAGGTATACCTCAATAGCGGCAACAGGAACTACAGAACAAAGCATACAATCCTTAGTAAGGAGGCAGCAAAAAAGGAATTAAAGTATCTAGCCAACCTGAGCCGTCAATTAAATCGAAACTCGAATCAGTGGCATGTATGGCTTTATTTTTTCTAACACAACAAGTAGATGAAGGTGTTAACCGAGAGAACTCAGTATCGAGGATGAGCAGATTAAGAGTAAGCTCATATCACACTCCTTCCCTGTGACATGTTTAGATACAGCCatcattgttcactactttacaGTCAATATGGGTCAAATTATCCACAACCACAAGTCACTACAGTGCCAACTACACATGCCCTTCTTAGCGATTGGCTGTGGCATATCTAATGCACATAATTTCAAACAGTCTAATAATTAGGGTGCTACCTACAATTGCCAAACCTTCTCTAGTCAATCATGATGTGTGATGTAAGCTTCTGCTAACATTACCTAGCTATTTCACACATGCATATGTGCTACTGTGTGGTATTCTCAAATGTAATGTCTGGTATCATATTTGACTACTGCAAAGGGATTGTAAATTCAAGGTTACAGCCTGCATACAGTAGGGGCTGTAGTGTTAGGGACATAGAATATTATATTTAAGGGCGGTAGTTATACACAGTGAAGTGGACAGAAATTGCCCGAAGGCTCCAGTTTAAGAAAGAATAACAAAATGGTGAATTGCTTGTTAGCTGGTCAAAAAGATCTGCATGACACACAGAAAGTCCAATGGGCAGAGATAGTAATGAGAAAGATGAGGAAAGAGTATGCTGTAGCCACTACCTTTCATAGCTGCTGAATAAGCCATAGCCTGAAGCCTCTGCAAACAAGAAAAATAGTTATTTTATTGCATGGTTGAGATACAGTGGAGAACCTTAGTCCTGTTAAACCAATTCAGGTCTTCTACTATATTCCCGGAATGCAAGTGTACCATAGAGTGTCATTCAAACATTTTTGTACCCTATGTGTTCaaatcttagagcatctccaaaagtttgctatctcaacttggcatccatataattttggcaaaacaagaaaaaatagcctccaacagtttggcaaaacaacttggcatcaatagcaacttggcaaatcttccctccgcgcgcgcaaatatacgcgcgcgtatacggcttggcatccggggctcttcgtttcttagcggggctcttcgttcgcttagcgggcctcttcgttttgttaacgggtttttttattttaccaagtcaaaaatgccaaactcttggagatggattgtttttttacttggcatataattttgggagttggcaaatcacaagatttgccaagtaaaatttgacaaactcttggagatgctcttagacaaaagggtaccacagaatctaaaaggcaagttttataggacggcgattagacctgctatgttgtatggtgaagaatgttggcctacgaaaaggcgacatgttcaacagataagtgtcgcggaaatgcgtatgttgcgttggatttgcggtcatacaaaaaGGGAtcaagttcggaacgatgatatacgtgatagattaggggtagcaccaattgaagaaaagcttatccaacaccggttgagatggtttggacatgtccaacggagacctccagaggcaccggtgcgtagtggaatcctaagccaggatagtaacgtgaggagaggcagaggaagaccgaagttgacttgggtagaggcaataaaagaagacttgaaaggatggaatatacccaaagacttagccttagataggagtgcttggaaaacagctattcacgtgcctgaaccttgattgtttctgctgggtttcaactctagcctaccccaacttgtttgggacttaaaggctttgttgttgttgttgtatatgttcaAATCTTAGCAAGGCGGTCATGTACTAGTTTTGGAAGGAACAATAAGTGGGGGAAAATGACAGCTGCTATTTCAAGGCTGAAGCAAGAAATGCAATAAAACCAAAGTTCCCCATATGCAATTTCAGCACATGCAAATTTCTAGCTCAAGAGCGAAAGTTCAGCTGCCAAATAGCCACCTCAACAGCTTCACGATAGTGACATCATCAGTGTTTCACACGGCTAATTAGATCTCCCATCATCAAAGGTCACATTTCATAATTCCCTCTAAATAACTTTAAGGCACCGCTGCCCATGACTTTATATAGCTAACGAAAATGAGCTAACAAGAGACTTAAACTTGACATATTGCAACACTACCTCAAAGCCGGAAGCATCCTCAGGAATGGGCTGCTTCGACTTCTTCCGGAGCTCCCGCGTCATCTGATCCACTTCATCCAGAGAATAAGCTAAACACAGGAGAAGAAAACGAATCACCACACAGGACATTGAATCAAAAGCCAGGCCACGCTGAATCTAAGGGGAGCTAAACCGCGAAGCTGAGCATCGGGACCGCATGGCCCCCGCGCGGGGCAGGGATTGGGAGCCGTACCGTAGCTGACGTAGCCCGTGCCGCCAACCGCCGCGGACACGGCGGCGAAGGCGGCGATCTTGAGCGCGCCCCACGGCTTGCGGGCTGCCTGGGGCGGCTGGGAGGATGGATCTCCGGCGGtggaggaggcctcgggggcggTGGCCGCCGCGGCTGCCGCcactgccgtggatgaggaggaggaagcgGCGGCGGTTGCCGGGGAGGCGGTGCAGAAGGAGAGCGCAGAGATCCTAGGGAGGAGGCGCGAGCCCGCGACGCGAGACATGGTGCAGCTTGGGTTCTGGATTTGTTCTTGCTTGGGTTCCGGTTCGAGTGGAGGGTTTAAGGAGGAGGGGCGGCCGAGAGCGGTTGAGGACTGAGGTGAGGGCGTGAACGCGTGAGAGACCGAGGGAGGGTTCCGAGGGGGAGAGCCGGACGGGCGCGTGATTGCGATGTAGAAGAAGGCGTAGCAGCGGAGTTGGGAGGGATGACTCTGGAGTCTGCAGTCTGAACCGGAAAGAGTCACGAGCGGTCCCACTCGTCAGGCGCGCTGGCATATGCTTCGGAGGCATCGTTTTGCCCCGCGAATCAGAAGGCCAGTAGAAGTATTTTCAGCCCAAGCCCAAAAAAAACATTGAGGGCTCCTTTGAAATGGGGGATTTTCAAAAGAAAAAATTTAGGAATCAGCGATCCATAGAAATAGCTACTATACAGCCCTTTAGTTTGCAGGATTGATGAGGAAAGGCAAAAATATTCCTTGGCTGCCAATTTTGAACATAATCCATAGGAATGGAAACATCCATCCCAGCCTCATTTTTTCCTTTCCCTTGGGTAGGATCGAGGCACAACGTCATGTTTAGGGACGTCCCATGTTTAGTACACACTGATGGACTTAAGAATGAGTGGAATAAAACAATCAGCTTGGAAAGGGTTAAAGTCTGAGCTCTGCCACACCATTAACTAAATCAGAGAATGGGATTGCGCACTTACTAATATTCCTACTCCTACAGCTTCCCTATGAATGTCCAAACATCTACCTTCTAATGCTTTCCTGTACTTTTTAATATCTATTTTGCAATTGTATTCCTACAAAATCCTATATTCTTTCCTATTACTGTGCTTTTGCAATCATGTGTTCCAAAGGGGGCCTGAATGCTCCTCTATCACCCTCAGACACCATTTCCTCTCTCGTCTAGGGATGGCAACGGGCCTTTATCCCTAATAGGAATTTTTTTCATTAAGAGATGTAAATAGAATGAATTTGCTTTCCGCATGATCTTAACATGTAGAAACCAGTCCTgtcccctcaaaaaaaaagaaactagTCCTGTCGGGTGAAGCGGGCCAAGGGCGCTCTCCAGCTCCCCTTCTCGACTACTGGTTGGGCCCCAAGAAAGCAAGCCAACTCTTGTCTCTCCCCAACACTTTGGGTCTCTTTGGCAGGGTTCCGGTGGGCTCCGGCTTCTACACTGTAGCAGGGTGTCGGCCGCTAGGCGGCCGACAAGTGCCTACAGGAGTCGGAGCCGCGGAGCCAGAAAAACGAGCTTTGCCGGCTTCGGTTGTGttagtgagagaggaaaggaggggaGAGAAAAATGGCTCCGTGGAATAGTAACCGGGTGTCGGCCGCTGGGCGGCCGACAGGCCAGAGCCGGAGCCGCgcagagccctgccaaagaggccctttCATTTGTCGGTCCTTCTTTGTCCTACTCCCCTGGTCCCTCTCTATTCCTAGCATAGGTATCCTCGCCGCTTCCTCATGAGTTCTTGCGCTACCTCCGCAGGCGCGTCAGCTGCTCCCGCTACGGCTTCCCCTCGCCCTTCTCCATCCCAATGGTGTCGATGGTTGCTCACGCTACTGTTGTTTCTCGCTATCGATGCATCTAACAGGTGCTCCCGCCTACTAGAAGAACAATATCGATAAGTATCCAATCTTGCATAAATTGTTCGGTATATGATGGCAATTCAAGTGTCAACATTATTTGCTAAGACTACATTTAATTAGTGTTATTGTTAGCTGAGTTGTTGTGGATATATTATAATTTCTTAGATCCTAATATGGTACTTGCGATGATCGGTACCAACAATTGGATACATGCAATAAGAAATGGTAATGTTTTCCCTAGTTGTTCAATTTGAATTGTCCAGTCTATAACTGATCAATATGAATTGTACAATATTGTAAAGTGCTGCGGATATCTTTCTTTTGATTCTAGATTCCAAATATACCCTTTCAGTTCTCGTTGAGCTGAAACCTCCGGAGACAATTCATGTCACTTCTAGTCACTCCACCGTTGATGATGAGCTATTTCATAACCATCTTTACAACAACCTAAAAACAATAACATAGCTTTACGTTTGCAGTTAGTCATAAACAAACATATGTGCTACAAAATGCATGAAGAAGTGGAAAGTGATCCAGATGTAATGAATGAAGATGATGAGCTGGGAATAAATCTTTTAGCATCTGGACTTTTGTGTCCAGATGTGTTGTTGGTGGACTTGTTGTTCACACACGATCTTGTGTGGTTTGTCGATTATCATTTTGAAGTCTTGTGGACTTATTTGTGGAATTCTGGACTTATTTGTGGTATAATATTATTCTGTCATGTGTGTATTGTACCACTATCAAGTCTATGTGTACTATCGTGTTTACTTATTTAGTTTGGCTTATGTATGTCATGCTGTGAACTTGTGACTTGCGAGGTGTACTTATTCAGTTTGGCTTATGTCTATCATCTCGTGACTTGTGATGCGCACATTATTCAGTTTGGCTTGTGTTTATGTATGTCATGGCATGACATGCGGTGTGTTTTATGTGTATACTTATTCAGTTTGCCATATGTTATGTAATTGAGTTGCCCTGTGGCATCTATTTTTGGCTTAAAAATTTATTTTCGCATATCCCGCTACCGCAACGGCTCTCAACTTGCAGTAACGGAAATAGAAGAGAGTATTTTTTATTCGTTCCCATCTGTTTTCACCCCTATTTGCCTGGTATCATAAATCACCACCTGATTGTACGGTAAACAACTCACCAGATGATTTGCCTAGCGTCATGAAGTCGCATCCAATAATATGGTGGCTACTCCATACTAGAACCAAGTTTGAAACTGAATTGTGCATCATCGGATGATGCACACACACCAAGTTTGAGACCCTTGAATTAAAAACCTATCCAACAATGCCACTTAAGCTATATGCTTGGTGAGAGACTGAGAGTATACCGTCCATATCCAAATGCTCCCAACTAGACTCTTTATCAAGTTACATGTCTTAGaccccttttaatagtatggccaaatgaAAACAAAACCCTATACACTCCACGTCAAGCACCTCCGAGCACCAAGCTTGCACATGACTCTATAAAATCATTAGTCTTTGTAAATGCCCTTTGCACCATACTTGTTATCAAACTAAATTATATTATCGGGTGATCCAAGAAAaccatggccccgttcgcttcttttataatccgtacttttcagcttgttttttcagtcggaacattgttttctctttcacaacaaatcagccagaacagtgttttcagcttgtttttttcagcaaaacgaacgGAGCCCATGTGGTCCGCAAGTTACCAACCAATATAAATATTACTATTGCAAACACACGTCAGTCATACAAACTTATGTTTATCAAATCCTAAAATCAAAATTGGAACCTAAATGCGTATAATACCAAGCACCGACTATAACAAGTGAGTGTGACAAAGGAATTTGGCAGAGTTGTCGATCCCTGTATTGAGGTGGCGGGAGTTGTGGATTTTGGCGGTGTTTGGCTGTACTTAAATTTTTAAATATTGTTCATGtcgaaatgttgtgagagaaaacactactCCAGCTGAAAACTATAGCCAACCAGCCAGCAAAAAAAAATGCAGCCGAACACAGCCTTTGGCTGGAGATTGCCAACGACGGGCAAGCGTTGGCAGAGTTCTCAAACTCCCGATTTGAGGTGATCGGAACTGTGGATTTGGTTAGAGAGATTGCCAGGTCTTGACCTACGTCAGTTGCACTAGCAGTGACATACGCGTAGAATAGTGGATGCAAATCAAATGTCACGGTTCTATTAAAAAAAAGTCACGTGTCACTAGCATATCCACGACTTCCTTTTTTTTATCTCACACATTGACTGCTttgagggcctgtttggattgaaGGATTTTCAAAGAAAAACCGTAGGAACCAAGAAACCGAGGAAAGGAAACCAAAGAAtgtgtttggaatggaggaattGAGATTTTCTTTTCTTTGGATTCCTATAGCTAGATGCCGATTTCACGGGAAGAAAAGAATCCACTTTAATcccttgttttcttttccttcgtGATTGCTCGAGCAAATGAGTGATTACGAGATGGCGGTATGTGTCATCTAGGAGCATAGCATCATGAGCATGGACCACAACGATGAAGTGGAGGGAAAAAAGAGCAGTTAAGGCGAGAAGAACATGGTGGGGTCATATCCGTGCCTAATAGATATagtaattagtacatatatttgTCTAATATGTTACAATTTCTATGTTATAAATTCTTGTGTTCCAAACGACCTAAAATTTCTGTTCATGTGTTTTGAAATCTCGTAGTTTTTTATTTTTCATCATACCTTATTCCTGTGTTTTTTTCTAGTCCTGAGTTTTGGATCGCTTCGTTCCAGGAAAGCGCCCGTTCCTTCAAAGTTCATTGTTTTCAAAGCAGATCAAAATTTAGTATTGCGACAACGACTCGCCAGGCGCCTCCCTTCCTGAACCGACCCGAGTTTAGTATGACTGGTGGGGGCCCTCGAGGACAGCGACGGGGTCACACGGCCTCACGGGAAGCGTCGCCGCGTCGGTCATCTACTAGCCGTTTTGGTTCTGGCCGCCTAGGGAGAGAGAGTAGGACTGCGTATATAGGAGGAGAAAAAAATGGACGGTCGCAGGCTCGCTATCGCTATGTGATGTCCCAACGGCAGAACGGCTCATGCCGAAAGGGCGCAGGCACGCAGCACACCCTATCAAGTCTACTGTGCAACGCTTCTCGTCTTGTAACCGCTCTCAATTGTCATCAGTGATGCTTAGCTCTGAAGTCTGAACCGAGCAAGATCTGTGATGGCTGATGGCTCACGAATGATCCTGAGGATTGCAAACTGTGGGCCTGATCTCCAGCTGCACCTCTTCATTAAATCTGTCATCTGCGGAGCAATGCAAGATCTAGGAAAGTTAGATGCAGATAATTTTGTGAGAAGACAGGAGAGTCATTAAATTTTGTGCGAAGACAGGAGAGTCATTGAAGTATACTACTATCATGACCCGAAAGGAAACCACAGGTCTTCACCTTTCGCTTTCCTGGCATGAATCATACTATCGCCCTCATCCTGTTCGCTTGGCATATAATCCGCGAACAAATACTTTCATATCATGCTAGTGGCTAGTAGCGACTCAAACGGAGTAATGCTGAGGTAAAGCCCCGGGTATGACACAGGATAACGAAAGCGCAAAGCCACAGCCAGTCAGCCACCTTGACAGCGAAAGACGATGATATGGAAAGCAGTCAAGGCGCGCACACATAGATCGCTCCGGCGAGGAcagttattattatttttttgccaTGATTCAATTATTAAGATCCACGGTATGTTACACCGGAGCAGAGGGAGACATGGAGGAGTCCTAGGCTACCGAGCCACGGCCGCGCGCCGGCGTGACACCCACAGGTGGGCCTACAATGGGTTGCCCCCACCCGTGCCACTGGAAGGAAGTCGTCACCCCGGCGACGGCCGGAGCACTCCATGCCACGCAGCACACACAGAACAGCTCGGCTGCTGTCAGCCTCCTCTCGGCCTCCTCCTCCGGCACTGCAGTCCGTTAGATCTCCGGCTCCGGCGGGGCCTCCACGGCGGCCACGGGCACGGTCGCCGCAGCATCCGGGGGGGCGAGGTGGTCCGGGCGGCACCCGGCGACGAAGTCGATGAGCTCCTTTCCGGACTCGTCGGCGTCGCCCGCGGGCGGCGGCGAGATCCAGAGCAGCACGGAGACGGCCACCAGGAAGAAGGCCGTGGATAGGAGCAGCGGCCAGAAGAATGACACCACGGCGCTGAGGCTGGGCCCGACGGCGGAGATCGAGACGGCGGCCGCGGCCATGAACGCCACCGCGACGGCCGCCTGCACCCGGTGCTCCCACAGTAGCTCACCGAGCTTCCCCTtgggcgccgccatggccggatCGGCAGCGCGGCCGGACATGGGAGATCTACGGGGGCGAGGAAAGCAAGCTTCTGGAGCGAGGTAGCTAGGGGTTTGGCTCTCGCCGtaacaggagagagagagagagagagagagagagagagagaatgagtGAGAGAGGGGTGGGGTTGGAGCCGCTGGGGGGACGATGAAATGGATGGGAAGCGGAGGACGGCGAGTGGGGGAAAGGGGGTGTGGGAAGCCTGGGGTTATCCCAGACTGCGGAGATTCGCCCTGCCGCCGCCTACGGCCAAGGGTTGTGTGCTGTTCTggggatgtttttttttctattgcAGCGCCCCCGGGGCTTAGTGCGGGACTGCCGTTTTACCCCTTGGGTTTTACCATAATGCCCTGTCGGTGGGGCTGGTACATGTAACCGGTTTTTAGTTCTACTAGGGTAAAATGAGCCATT is a window encoding:
- the LOC136532755 gene encoding uncharacterized protein, producing the protein MSGRAADPAMAAPKGKLGELLWEHRVQAAVAVAFMAAAAVSISAVGPSLSAVVSFFWPLLLSTAFFLVAVSVLLWISPPPAGDADESGKELIDFVAGCRPDHLAPPDAAATVPVAAVEAPPEPEI
- the LOC136532749 gene encoding mitochondrial import inner membrane translocase subunit TIM50-like; the protein is MSRVAGSRLLPRISALSFCTASPATAAASSSSSTAVAAAAAATAPEASSTAGDPSSQPPQAARKPWGALKIAAFAAVSAAVGGTGYVSYAYSLDEVDQMTRELRKKSKQPIPEDASGFERLQAMAYSAAMKVPVAAIEVYLDVRSQIEDQIRGFSEPVSDKLLPDLLPQEQHVLTLVLDLNETLVYSDWKRERGWRTFKRPGVDAFLEQLGRFYEIVVYSDQLSMYVDPVVDRLDPKGNIRHRLSRVATKYENGKHYRGNVFSLWRQSLQTNLLQ